From the Leptospira biflexa serovar Patoc strain 'Patoc 1 (Paris)' genome, one window contains:
- a CDS encoding YgaP family membrane protein → MFQNMGLYDRIIRVVVGLVLGGLYLGGVVEGTTAIVLFVVGLVMIATSAIGFCPAYLPFKISTKEK, encoded by the coding sequence ATGTTTCAAAATATGGGATTATACGATCGAATCATTCGTGTTGTTGTAGGACTTGTGTTAGGTGGATTGTATTTGGGTGGAGTAGTGGAAGGAACGACAGCAATCGTATTATTTGTGGTCGGACTTGTAATGATTGCTACTTCTGCCATCGGATTTTGTCCTGCCTACTTACCATTCAAAATATCCACAAAAGAGAAATAA
- a CDS encoding class I SAM-dependent RNA methyltransferase, with the protein MEKLQIKLEKWVNGGYCLAHHDGHAVFIEGGLPGELVDITLTKQGKKEWFGVVTSVLEPSKFRIPSDCPVYLECGGCSYRHLPYEEELKLKTNLLESMFPKWKGKTDVIFGPMEGYRNNVQWQVVGNEIGFFEKNTHQIVSKTSTLCKNVDKRLLVEDSKTFLTQNTKHQKNHTNHNQKFGRSISLRLSKEKIVQYDLEETEIEVLGTQLKVPAKGFFQINQFLLETWLKKMKSLLPESSKVLELFCGCGTIGIALREKITSLYGIESHDNSIQYAIENAKRNGTNSYQYVTKDLYKGYLPKELKQYAIWIVNPPRSGLSKGIIDSTTKLKPKIMIYSSCNPSTLQRDLRLLEAVGYRMDSMSLFDFFPRTNHYEVLVRLKRG; encoded by the coding sequence ATGGAAAAGTTGCAGATTAAATTAGAAAAATGGGTCAATGGAGGCTACTGCCTCGCTCACCATGATGGCCATGCAGTGTTCATTGAAGGTGGTCTTCCCGGTGAATTGGTAGACATAACTCTGACCAAACAAGGGAAGAAGGAATGGTTTGGAGTTGTTACATCGGTTTTGGAACCTTCCAAATTCAGAATTCCGTCGGACTGTCCTGTGTATTTGGAGTGCGGTGGTTGCAGTTATCGTCATCTCCCCTATGAAGAAGAGTTGAAACTCAAAACCAATTTATTGGAATCCATGTTTCCCAAGTGGAAAGGCAAAACAGACGTAATCTTTGGACCAATGGAAGGTTATCGGAATAATGTCCAATGGCAAGTTGTTGGAAACGAAATCGGTTTTTTTGAGAAAAATACCCATCAGATCGTTTCAAAGACGTCCACACTTTGTAAAAATGTCGATAAACGTCTATTAGTTGAAGATTCGAAAACCTTCCTGACCCAAAATACTAAACACCAAAAGAATCACACAAATCATAACCAAAAGTTTGGGAGATCCATTTCACTTAGGCTTTCCAAAGAAAAAATTGTACAATATGATTTAGAGGAAACGGAAATAGAGGTTCTTGGAACTCAATTAAAAGTACCGGCAAAAGGGTTTTTTCAAATCAACCAGTTCCTTTTAGAAACATGGTTAAAAAAAATGAAAAGCTTACTTCCGGAATCCTCAAAAGTTTTAGAATTATTTTGTGGTTGTGGTACGATTGGAATTGCACTCAGAGAGAAAATAACTTCTCTGTATGGAATCGAATCCCATGACAATAGTATCCAATATGCAATTGAAAATGCGAAACGGAATGGAACAAATTCCTATCAATACGTGACGAAGGACTTGTACAAAGGTTATCTTCCAAAAGAACTCAAACAATACGCAATTTGGATTGTCAATCCTCCACGCTCTGGATTATCCAAAGGGATCATTGATTCCACAACCAAATTAAAACCCAAAATCATGATCTATTCAAGTTGTAATCCAAGCACATTACAACGGGATTTACGTTTATTAGAAGCGGTGGGCTACCGAATGGACAGTATGAGTCTTTTTGATTTTTTTCCGAGGACCAATCATTATGAAGTACTCGTTCGGCTAAAAAGAGGATAA
- a CDS encoding nucleoside deaminase: MDFYESFLKRYSIEVSKYKNEIPSYSEIITKDGNLVSSSFNSVEQTLNPTKHSEILAIEKALSHVDGRYLSEHILITALEPCILCAGAVVRVKLPEVVYFLPAKPGEGISSYTTESIYLLNHFPKCTLIPESRIKFEFLSFFKEKR; encoded by the coding sequence GTGGATTTCTATGAATCGTTTCTAAAACGATATTCGATAGAAGTTTCCAAGTACAAAAACGAAATTCCCTCTTATTCTGAAATCATCACAAAGGATGGAAACTTAGTTTCCTCTTCTTTTAATTCCGTCGAACAGACATTAAATCCGACTAAACATAGCGAAATTTTAGCAATTGAGAAGGCATTGTCTCATGTGGATGGTAGATACCTTTCAGAACATATCCTCATCACTGCTCTTGAGCCATGTATTCTTTGTGCGGGTGCCGTTGTGCGGGTGAAACTTCCAGAAGTGGTCTATTTTCTACCGGCAAAGCCGGGAGAAGGTATTTCCTCTTACACAACCGAATCAATTTATCTGCTGAATCATTTTCCAAAATGCACTCTCATTCCAGAGTCGCGCATAAAATTTGAATTTCTGAGTTTTTTCAAAGAGAAAAGGTAG